A single Drechmeria coniospora strain ARSEF 6962 chromosome 03, whole genome shotgun sequence DNA region contains:
- a CDS encoding hypothetical protein (related to switching protein SWI10): MEDDYGADDALLEAMAATVAAPPARPPQQPTPRLMQQPMPQRLDKPPPAHQPASKIVQPTPQALPKRHAASAILVSPRQRGNPVLTSIRSMPWEYSDIPADYVLGLTTCALFLSLKYHRLHPEYIYTRIRNLQGKYNLRILLTMVDIPNHEDALRELSKTSLVNDATVMLCWSAAEAARYIELYKSYENANFAAIRGQQASNYADRLVDFVTVPRSLNKSDAVALVAHFGSLRNAINADAEQLALLAGWGGVKVKRWTSAVEEPFRARKAAKRVPVRSRRAGATVGAASREATMDGSSASTQFRFLADDDDDDDNDDDEEALLAAMQRSKKTSQPEGAPSASGSRSDGAADEELGGGVAAALAKLRENG, from the exons ATGGAGGACGACTATGGAGCCGACGATGCGCTCCTGGAAGCCATGgcggccaccgtcgccgcgccgcccgcTCGCCCGCCGCAGCAACCGACACCTCGGCTGATGCAGCAGCCGATGCCCCAGCGGCTCGACAAACCTCCACCGGCCCATCAGCCGGCCAGCAAGATCGTGCAGCCGACGCCGCAGGCTCTCCCCAAGCGGCATGCTGCTTcggccatcctcgtctcccCGCGGCAGCGAGGCAACCCCGTCCTGACGAGCATCCGATCGATGCCGTGGGAGTACAGCGACATCCCCGCCGACTACGTCCTGGGCCTGACCACCTGCGCCCTGTTCCTGAG CCTCAAGTACCACCGCCTCCACCCCGAGTACATCTACACGCGAATCCGGAACCTGCAGGGCAAGTACAACCTTCGGATCCTCCTCACCATGGTCGACATTCCGAACCACGAAGACGCGCTGCGCGAGCTCTCCAAGACGTCGCTCGTCAACGACGCCACCGTCATGCTCTGctggtcggcggccgaggcggcgcgcTACATCGAGCTCTACAAGTCGTACGAGAACGCCAACTTTGCCGCCATCCGCGGGCAGCAGGCGTCCAACTACGCCGACCGACTCGTCGACTTTGTCACCGTGCCCCGAAGCCTCAACAAGtcggacgccgtcgccctcgtcgcccattTCGGAAGCCTGCGAAACGCCATCAACGCCGATGCGGAGcagctcgccctcctcgccggctggGGCGGCGTCAAGGTCAAGCGGTggacctcggccgtcgaggagcccTTTCGCGCCcggaaggcggccaagaggGTGCCGGTGCGCTCTCGACGAGCCGGGGCCACCGTCGGTGCGGCATCTCGTGAGGCGACCATGGAcggcagctcggcgtcgacgcagTTCCggttcctcgccgacgacgacgacgacgacgacaacgacgacgatgaggaggcCCTTTTGGCCGCCATGCAACGGTCGAAAAAGACGTCGCAGCCGGAAGGAGCGCCGTCCGCTTCCGGAAGCCGATCGGAcggtgcggccgacgaggagctcggcggtggcgtcgccgccgcgctggCCAAGCTCCGCGAGAATGGGTGA
- a CDS encoding fungal specific transcription factor, with translation MHPPPGSEIGASDDGVALSVSMSMSTVARKVKFVASDPSRGGLPVKRKQVQQACSACRRKKPAAATPQARPASSHSPDGRNEDSNSLTSRFVGDLNPEGMFLEATASRQSQKGDVGIWLSSAAVASSGQQSQFITSRPPAIMDRFLLPFVREHCLSCLPPEAEFAKLKSTFLQKIHPIFPVVPVSALDGALDNPSNVVLRQLVCLAAGTDPDMASSLYLQNRGRALLSSQDFSQSLSSAVRAILETSIITDRVLHIRALAMLSLYTQPTCPEEADLPAQLGGRAIHHIQTLGLHLLRYDAPNCDDLNNLFCAVWALDIINAAVYGRPCLIHERDIGTNLDDCIRKLPPCFRLFLSIVRWLDQVIELYRPGPSAEVSGQEKVAYMDLPVLEQMIVNADALKVASPLIATLETFYHAVIILSCRLPRPGTSPAASTLPPPSANARRSLAAERIACAIPRDHLSPLPLIPYAVSLALSVEYRKMRHSRLPMFRARSMNAFKRNCELLRKFGNHFWSAKVVAGLGERVLKEMERAATLLNREASTRETSPILADEESKAEPTGQASPRQPVGAVVNPTEMNSALGLDNVVDFSLIDAISGQDVFGCIDPNFNLSAVEDALEANLDIGLPLNWGDWGQFATS, from the exons ATGCATCCGCCTCCGGGCTCCGAGATCGGTGCTTctgacgatggcgtcgcctTGTCCGTCtccatgtccatgtcgaCCGTGGCCAGAAAGGTCAAGTTTGTCGCCTCCGATCCCTCGCGTGGAGGCCTTCCCGTGAAGCGCAAGCAGGTCCAGCAAGCTTGCTCGGCCTGTCGCCGGAAGAAG CCTGCGGCTGCCACGCCCCAGGCTCGCCCCGCAAGCTCACACTCCCCTGACGGTCGGAATGAAGACTCAAACTCGCTCACGTCCCGGTTCGTCGGCGACCTGAACCCGGAGGGAATGTTTCTCGAGGCCACCGCCTCGCGGCAGTCGCAGAAGGGAGACGTCGGCATCTggctctcctccgccgccgtggccagcTCGGGGCAGCAGTCTCAGTTCATCACCTCGCGTCCCCCTGCAATCATGGACCGCTTTCTTCTCCCCTTTGTCAGGGAGCATTGCCTGTCGTGTCTGCCTCCCGAAGCCGAGTTCGCCAAGCTCAAGTCCACCTTTCTCCAGAAGATACACCCCATATTTCCCGTCGTGCCCGTCTCCGCCCTCGATGGCGCTCTCGACAATCCATCCAACGTCGTCCTGCGCCAGCTCgtctgcctcgccgccggcaccgatcCCGACATGGCCTCGAGCCTGTACCTTCAGAACCGGGGACGCGCCCTTCTCTCCTCCCAGGACTTTTCCCAGTccctctcctcggccgtccgcGCGATCCTCGAAACCAGCATCATCACCGACAGGGTGCTGCACAtccgcgccctcgccatgCTGTCCCTTTACACCCAGCCCACCTGCCCCGAGGAGGCCGACCTCCCTGCCCAGCTGGGCGGTCGTGCCATTCATCACATCCAGACCCTCGGTCTCCACCTGCTGCGGTACGACGCCCCGAACTGCGACGACCTCAACAACCTCTTCTGCGCCGTCTGGGCCCTCGACATCATCAACGCCGCCGTCTACGGCCGTCCTTGTCTCATTCACGAGCGCGACATCGGCACGAACCTGGACGACTGCATCCGGAAGCTGCCCCCCTGCTTCCGCCTCTTCCTCTCCATCGTCCGCTGGCTCGACCAGGTCATCGAGCTCTACCGGCCGGGCCCGAGCGCCGAGGTGTCGGGCCAAGAAAAGGTGGCTTACATGGACCTTCCGGTCCTCGAGCAGATGATTgtcaacgccgacgccctcaaGGTCGCGTCCCCGCTCATCG CGACGCTCGAAACGTTCTACCACGCCGTCATCATTCTCTCCTGCCGCCTGCCTCGGCCGGGAACCTccccggcggcctcgacgctgccCCCTCCGTCGGCGAACGCGCGACGGTCCCTCGCGGCGGAACGGATCGCTTGTGCGATTCCGAGAGATCACCTGAGCCCCCTGCCGCTCATTCCCTACGCCGTCTCCCTGGCGCTGAGTGTCGAGTATCGCAAGATGAGGCACAGCCGGCTGCCAATGTTCCGCGCGAGGTCCATGAATGCCTTCAAGCGCAACTGCGAACTGCTGAGGAAGTTTGGCAATCACTTCTGGAGCGCCAAGGttgtcgccggcctcggtgaGCGGGTCCTGAAGGAGATGGAGAGAGCCGCGACGCTTCTGAACAGGGAGGCGAGCACGAGGGAGACGAGTCCGatcctggccgacgaggagtcgAAAGCGGAGCCGACGGGTCAGGCGTCGCCTCGTCAGCCAGTCGGTGCCGTTGTCAACCCGACAGAGATGAATTCCGCCCTCGGGCTGGACAACGTTGTCGATTTCTCGCTGATCGATGCCATATCGGGCCAGGACGTCTTTGGCTGCATAGATCCCAACTTCAACTTGAGTGCGGTCGAGGATGCCCTGGAGGCGAACCTCGACATCGGTCTACCGCTGAACTGGGGCGACTGGGGGCAATTCGCCACGTCATGA
- a CDS encoding 1,2-a-D-mannosidase, whose amino-acid sequence MASTTTPLGLLTYALALALAIALSSTARAAPYGGGSRPKPNYARANAVKRAFETSWNGYHEHAFPHDTLRPVSGTFEDDRNGWGVTVVDALSTAIIMGEGRMINQMLDHIAGINFTTTQRADDGISLFESNIRYLGGLISGYDMLRGPMRSLVGDASKVDALLAQAVRLADSLSVAFDTPSGIPDPTVFLRPTRRHSGTSSNNIAEVGTLVLEWTRLSDLSGEPRYAALAQKAESYLLRPTGSPEAWPGLVGGDVSTRDGTFLNSNGGWSGGTDSFYEYLIKMYQYDPRAFAFYKERWVLAAESTMAHLASHPTGRPDLTYLSQFAGQQTDPVSTHLASFAGGNFILGGVLLGNDTFVQFGLALARSYFNNYLHTPAGIGPEVFRWVDAALPADASRNEPPPASQKDFYARAGFYTTAGAYILRPETVESIYYAYRLTGDPTWQDMAWQAFQSITAVCGTGSAYAQLNDVMKPDGGGFIDQMQSFWMAETLKYLYLIFAPESDVQLQLQGAGTSQFVFNTEAHPIRVREEGPRYDEYL is encoded by the exons aTGGCTTCCACGACGACTCCCCTAGGGCTCCTCACCtacgccctcgccctcgccctcgccattGCCCTCTCTTCGACCGCGCGGGCGGCCCCTTACGGTGGCGGCAGCCGGCCCAAGCCAAACTACGCGCGTGCCAATGCCGTCAAGCGGGCGTTTGAGACTTCGTGGAACGGCTACCACGAGCATGCCTTTCCGCACGATACCCTGCGTCCCGTGAGCGGCACCTTTGAGGATGACAg GAACGGCTGGGGCGTGACGGTTGTCGATGCGCTGAGCACGGCCATCATCATGGGTGAGGGGCGCATGATCAACCAGATGCTCGACCACATCGCCGGCATCAACTTTACGACGACGCAgcgggccgacgacggcatctcgCTTTTCGAGAGCAACATCCGGTACCTCGGCGGCCTGATTTCCG GTTACGACATGCTCCGGGGCCCCATGCGCTCCCTTGTCGGCGATGCGAGCAAGGTcgacgccctcctcgcccaagcggtccgcctcgccgacagTCTCAGCGTCGCCTTCGACACGCCCAGCGGCATTCCGGACCCGACCGTGTTCCtccggccgacgcggcgccACAGCGGCACCTCGTCCAACAAcatcgccgaggtcggcacCCTCGTGCTCGAGTGGACGCGCCTCAGCGACCTCAGCGGCGAGCCCCGGTACGCCGCTCTCGCGCAAAAGGCCGAGTCGTACCTGCTGCGTCCCACCGGCAGCCCCGAGGCGTGGccgggcctcgtcggcggcgatgtcTCCACCCGGGACGGAACCTTTCTcaacagcaacggcggcTGGTCCGGCGGCACCGACAGCTTCTACGAGTACCTCATCAAGATGTACCAGTACGATCCGCGGGCCTTTGCCTTTTACAAGGAACGCTgggtgctcgccgccgaaTCGACCATGGCCCATCTAGCCTCGCACCCGACGGGGCGCCCGGACCTGACGTACCTCTCGCAGTTTGCCGGCCAGCAGACGGACCCCGTCTCGACTCACT TGGCGAGCTTCGCTGGCGGCAACTTCATCCTAGGTGGTgtcctcctcggcaacgACACGTTTGTCCAgttcggcctcgccctcgcgcgCTCGTACTTCAACAACTACCTGCACACGCCCGCCGGCATCGGGCCCGAGGTGTTTCGCTGGGTCGACGCGGCGCTGCCGGCGGATGCCTCGCGCAACGAGCCCCCGCCAGCCAGCCAAAAGGACTTTTACGCCCGTGCCGGCTTCTACACGACGGCGGGCGCCTACATCCTGCGGCCCGAGACGGTCGAGAGCATCTACTACGCCTACCGCCTCACGGGCGACCCGACCTGGCAGGACATGGCCTGGCAGGCCTTCCAGTCCATCACGGCCGTCTGCGGCACCGGCAGCGCCTACGCCCAGCTCAACGACGTCATGaagcccgacggcggcggcttcatCGATCAGATGCAGAGCTTTTGGATGGCCGAGACGctcaagtacctgtacctcaTCTTCGCGCCCGAGTCTGACGTCCAGCTGCAGCTGCAGGGCGCCGGCACGAGCCAGTTTGTCTTCAACACCG